Proteins encoded in a region of the Vicia villosa cultivar HV-30 ecotype Madison, WI unplaced genomic scaffold, Vvil1.0 ctg.002444F_1_1, whole genome shotgun sequence genome:
- the LOC131638837 gene encoding uncharacterized protein LOC131638837, with translation MASPAEVTTSEEVISQNSTQLQSSRGKSDIAWGHCKQIEEKGKLVNLCIYCNKIIRGGGINRFKLHLAGIKGQVEACKKVPPDVQYQMKQNLDEGANKRRKTQAQNSDVDLTTQEGGAVEMDVEQSKSDSVIVSQKRKNTSRIGNYFMPRTTPGAQPSLKSVLQSKEVVEKCDLAIARWFIDSSVPFNAANSAYFQSMADALCSMGPGYKVPTMHSLRGYLLNKWVEDVNKLIEEYREIWKKTGCTLMADGWTDRKRRTLINFLVYCPKGTIFLKSVDASHASKTADMLYKLFREVVLFVGPENVVHIVTDNAANYVAAGRLLENEFPTLFWSPCAAHCINLMLQDMGKLEEVSEAVSHASNVTKYIYNHCYALYLMRKQTGGREILRPAPTRFATNFIALQSILSHKNSLRAMVTSKEWTSSAYAKEAKEKQFVDQVLDSGFWSKCADIVKLTEPLVRVLRIDDSEDKPAMGILYKSIVKARDEMVSRFQRNKKKVDPYLKILDKRWDSQLRKNLHAAGYWLNPACRYNGVDFEKHASTTSGLLDVIEKYANGNSELRLKLTDEMRIFKDGELDFGRKSAVDERCIVRADQWWETYGTGTPTLQRKTRHGSYDPINIETIGDHSSWVLEDSPPLLTNEELEALRNDLANMTIQPISSDIDQLDLDEDEDGDVGNAQDIIVDNVGEDDVFEEDKEAEDGYEYQDYDNLTPWA, from the exons ATGGCATCACCCGCTGAAGTAACAACATCGGAAGAAGTTATATCTCAAAATTCAACCCAACTCCAGAGCAGTAGGGGAAAAAGTGATATAGCTTGGGGTCATTGTAAACAAATTGAAGAGAAAGGAAAACTTGTTAATTTGTGTATTTACTGTAATAAAATTATTAGAGGAGGAGGGATTAACAGGTTCAAATTGCATTTGGCTGGAATAAAAGGTCAAGTTGAAGCATGTAAAAAGGTGCCTCCAGATGTCCAATATCAAATGAAACAAAATCTTGATGAAGGTGCAAACAAGAGAAGAAAGACTCAAGCACAAAACTCAGATGTTGATCTTACTACTCAAGAGGGTGGTGCAGTAGAAATGGATGTAGAACAATCAAAATCGGATTCGGTGATTGTGTCTCAAAAGAGGAAGAATACAAGTCGTATTGGTAATTATTTTATGCCTAGAACAACTCCTGGAGCTCAACCTTCTTTAAAAAGTGTgttacaaagtaaggaagtggtggAGAAGTGTGATCTAGCTATTGCAAGATGGTTTATTGATTCTTCTGTGCCATTCAATGCAGCTAATTCTGCATATTTTCAATCTATGGCTGATGCACTTTGCAGCATGGGTCCGGGGTATAAAGTTCCAACTATGCATAGTCTTCGTGGGTATTTGTTAAATAAATGGGTTGAAGACGTGAACAAATTGATAGAGGAGTATCGTGAGATTTGGAAGAAAACTGGTTGTACTTTAATGGCTGATGGATGGACTGATCGAAAAAGAAGAACTCTCATAAACTTTTTAGTTTATTGCCCCAAAGGTACTATTTTTCTAAAATCAGTTGATGCTTCTCATGCTTCAAAAACTGCAGATATGTTGTATAAGCTTTTTAGAGAGGTGGTTTTATTTGTTGGGCCTGAAAATGTAGTTCACATAGTGACAGATAATGCTGCAAACTATGTTGCAGCTGGAAGGTTATTAGAAAATGAGTTTCCTACTTTATTTTGGTCTCCTTGTGCAGCACATTGCATTAACTTGATGTTGCAGGACATGGGAAAATTAGAGGAAGTCAGTGAGGCCGTGTCGCATGCTTCTAATGttaccaaatatatttataaccATTGTTATGCATTGTATTTGATGAGAAAGCAAACAGGTGGAAGAGAAATCCTTCGTCCTGCTCCAACTCGATTTGCCACTAACTTCATTGCTTTGCAGAGTATTTTATCTCACAAAAATTCTCTAAGAGCCATGGTAACATCTAAAGAATGGACAAGCTCGGCATATGCCAAAGAAGCAAAGGAAAAACAGTTTGTGGATCAAGTCTTAGATTCTGGATTTTGGAGTAAATGTGCTGATATAGTTAAACTCACTGAACCACTTGTGCGTGTGTTGCGTATTGATGATAGTGAAGATAAACCTGCTATGGGAATTCTATACAAATCTATAGTCAAAGCTAGAGATGAGATGGTGAGTAGGTTtcaaagaaataagaagaaagtgGATCCTTACTTGAAAATCTTAGATAAACGTTGGGATTCACAGCTCCGCAAAAATCTTCATGCTGCCGGTTATTGGTTGAATCCAGCTTGTAGATATAATGGTGTAGATTTTGAAAAACATGCATCCACAACATCAGGACTTTTAGATGTCATTGAAAAGTATGCTAATGGAAATTCTGAACTTCGATTGAAGTTAACAGATGAGATGAGAATATTCAAAGATGGTGAATTAGATTTTGGAAGGAAATCGGCTGTGGATGAACGATGTATTGTGAGGGCAG ATCAATGGTGGGAAACTTATGGCACTGGTACACCAACTTTGCAAAG GAAAACACGTCATGGGAGTTATGATCCTATCAATATTGAAACAATTGGTGACCATTCTAGTTGGGTATTAGAGGATTCGCCACCTCTCTTAACCAATGAAGAGTTGGAAGCATTACGCAATGACCTTGCAAATATGACCATCCAACCGATTTCAAGTGATATTG ATCAATTAGATTTAGATGAGGACGAAGATGGAGATGTTGGTAATGCACAAGACATTATTGTTGATAATGTCGGAGAAGATGACGTTTTCGAAGAAGACAAAGAAGCCGAAGATGGATATGAATATCAAGATTATGACAATTTGACTCCATGGGCCTAA